The following coding sequences lie in one Panicum virgatum strain AP13 chromosome 6N, P.virgatum_v5, whole genome shotgun sequence genomic window:
- the LOC120679553 gene encoding pirin-like protein isoform X2 yields the protein MSAATACMPLVPPPPSSPRHGSTGKPAMAAAEVGERRKPGGMETDMTTQSHGGEERRGEGNGDGEVTMSEPRAVVRTLACERKPYVAGFAHWRSIGRPELPEMDPILSFDEFEFSAPAAFLDHPHRGFENVTYMLEGGVSYHDFSGHKGTINEGDVQWLTAGRGVVHAEVPAGNGVQRGINIWVNLSANDKMVEPRYQGLASHGIPAAATGDGGVSVKVIAGECLGARSPLRPRTPALCLDVALRPGARLRQPVPREWSACAYVIGGEAVFGDASAGARTLVVFGADGDGVDVRAKDGLAAAAGARVMLVAARPHGEAVVRDGPFVMNTREEVEQAREDFRRRRNGFEMADGWTSDHAVPPPPCADTLGVDGI from the exons ATGTCTGCCGCGACCGCTTGCATGCCCCTGGTCCCTCCGCCTCCGTCGTCTCCTCGCCACGGATCGACCGGGAAGCCGGCAATGGCGGCCGCCGAGGTCGGCGAGAGGCGGAAGCCCGGTGGCATGGAGACTGACATGACGACTCAGAG CCatggcggcgaggagcggcgtgGCGAGGGCAACGGCGATGGCGAAGTGACGATGAGCGAGCCGCGGGCGGTGGTGCGGACGCTCGCGTGCGAGCGCAAGCCCTACGTCGCGGGCTTCGCGCACTGGCGGAGCATCGGCAG GCCTGAGCTGCCGGAGATGGATCCTATCCTTTCTTTCGACGAGTTCGAGT TTTCCGCGCCAGCTGCATTTCTTGATCATCCTCACAGAG GGTTTGAGAACGTCACCTATATGCTCGAG GGAGGCGTCAGTTACCATGACTTTTCAGGGCACAAGGGCACCATCAACGAAGGAGATGTTCAG TGGCTgacggcggggcgcggcgtcgTGCACGCGGAGGTGCCCGCCGGCAATGGCGTGCAGCggggcatcaacatctgggtCAACCTCTCCGCCAACGACAAGAT GGTGGAGCCGAGGTACCAGGGCCTGGCGAGCCACggcatccccgccgccgccacgggcgacggcggcgtctcCGTCAAGGTCATCGCGGGCGAGTGCCTGGGCGCGCGCTCCCCGCTGCGGCCGCGCACCCCGGCGCTGTGCCTCGACGTCGCCCTGCGGCCCGGCGCGCGCCTCCGCCAGCCCGTCCCGCGCGAGTGGAGCGCGTGCGCCTACGtcatcggcggcgaggccgtATTCGGCGACGCCTCCGCTGGGGCGCGCACGCTCGTCGTGTtcggcgccgacggcgacggcgtggacGTGCGGGCCAAGGACgggctcgccgcggcggcgggcgcgaggGTGATGCtcgtggcggcgcggccgcacggcgaggcggtggtgcGGGACGGACCCTTCGTCATGAACACCCGGGAGGAGGTGGAGCAGGCGCGGGAAGACTTCCGCCGACGCCGCAACGGCTTCGAGATGGCTGACGGCTGGACCTCCGACCACGCtgtgccaccgccgccatgcgCTGATACTCTAGGCGTAGATGGTATCTAA
- the LOC120679553 gene encoding pirin-like protein isoform X3 codes for MSEPRAVVRTLACERKPYVAGFAHWRSIGRPELPEMDPILSFDEFEFSAPAAFLDHPHRGFENVTYMLEGGVSYHDFSGHKGTINEGDVQWLTAGRGVVHAEVPAGNGVQRGINIWVNLSANDKMVEPRYQGLASHGIPAAATGDGGVSVKVIAGECLGARSPLRPRTPALCLDVALRPGARLRQPVPREWSACAYVIGGEAVFGDASAGARTLVVFGADGDGVDVRAKDGLAAAAGARVMLVAARPHGEAVVRDGPFVMNTREEVEQAREDFRRRRNGFEMADGWTSDHAVPPPPCADTLGVDGI; via the exons ATGAGCGAGCCGCGGGCGGTGGTGCGGACGCTCGCGTGCGAGCGCAAGCCCTACGTCGCGGGCTTCGCGCACTGGCGGAGCATCGGCAG GCCTGAGCTGCCGGAGATGGATCCTATCCTTTCTTTCGACGAGTTCGAGT TTTCCGCGCCAGCTGCATTTCTTGATCATCCTCACAGAG GGTTTGAGAACGTCACCTATATGCTCGAG GGAGGCGTCAGTTACCATGACTTTTCAGGGCACAAGGGCACCATCAACGAAGGAGATGTTCAG TGGCTgacggcggggcgcggcgtcgTGCACGCGGAGGTGCCCGCCGGCAATGGCGTGCAGCggggcatcaacatctgggtCAACCTCTCCGCCAACGACAAGAT GGTGGAGCCGAGGTACCAGGGCCTGGCGAGCCACggcatccccgccgccgccacgggcgacggcggcgtctcCGTCAAGGTCATCGCGGGCGAGTGCCTGGGCGCGCGCTCCCCGCTGCGGCCGCGCACCCCGGCGCTGTGCCTCGACGTCGCCCTGCGGCCCGGCGCGCGCCTCCGCCAGCCCGTCCCGCGCGAGTGGAGCGCGTGCGCCTACGtcatcggcggcgaggccgtATTCGGCGACGCCTCCGCTGGGGCGCGCACGCTCGTCGTGTtcggcgccgacggcgacggcgtggacGTGCGGGCCAAGGACgggctcgccgcggcggcgggcgcgaggGTGATGCtcgtggcggcgcggccgcacggcgaggcggtggtgcGGGACGGACCCTTCGTCATGAACACCCGGGAGGAGGTGGAGCAGGCGCGGGAAGACTTCCGCCGACGCCGCAACGGCTTCGAGATGGCTGACGGCTGGACCTCCGACCACGCtgtgccaccgccgccatgcgCTGATACTCTAGGCGTAGATGGTATCTAA
- the LOC120680057 gene encoding uncharacterized protein LOC120680057, giving the protein MSGEGYQAVQEGLFERRRLVYTRLQVKNQIGVLKNIYSFYRYLLVHTGLGRLPDGTIDADSEFWITHTEKKPYLRRLLKGPPPNSDLLEHLFRGFTVDGSIAYAPRNDYGEQHGQDGGAKETDRRAKENLEATPRSTSSKRSWASTSTTVLSPVKKSKGPMVKIMWDIASTFKESASISARMMAKRATDKEAFSIARCQELAFPCGVERTVEAVYAMSKLFASQYQREFFCVLELTPDLRLRYFKKWCRNNNLE; this is encoded by the exons ATGAGTGGTGAAGGGTACCAAGCTGTGCAAGAGGGCTTATTTGAGCGTCGTAGGTTGGTGTACACCCGTCTACAGGTGAAGAATCAAATAGGAGTTCTCAAAAACATATACTCTTTCTATCGGTACTTGCTAGTGCACACGGGGTTGGGGAGACTACCGGATGGAACCATTGATGCAGATTCTGAATTCTGGATCACCCACACAGAG AAAAAACCTTACCTAAGGAGGCTACTGAAGGGACCTCCACCAAATTCGGACTTGCTTGAGCATTTGTTTCGTGGGTTCACAGTGGATGGAAGCATAGCTTATGCTCCTAGAAATGATTATGGTGAGCAACATGGGCAAGATGGAGGGGCAAAAGAGACAGATAGAAGGGCAAAAGAGAATTTAGAAGCAACACCTAGAAGTACAAGTAGCAAGAGGTCTTGGGCTAGCACCTCAACCACAGTGCTTAGTCCAGTGAAGAAGAGCAAAGGCCCAATGGTGAAAATAATGTGGGACATAGCTAGTACATTCAAAGAGTCTGCCAGTATCAGCGCTAGGATGATGGCGAAACGTGCTACTGACAAGGAGGCTTTTTCAATAGCACGGTGTCAGGAGCTGGCATTTCCGTGTGGCGTTGAGCGAACAGTTGAAGCTGTCTATGCAATGTCTAAGTTGTTTGCATCTCAGTACCAAAGGGAGTTCTTTTGTGTCCTAGAACTAACTCCAGATCTTAGGCTCAGGTACTTCAAGAAATGGTGCAGAAACAATAATTTGGAGTAG
- the LOC120679553 gene encoding pirin-like protein isoform X1, whose protein sequence is MSAATACMPLVPPPPSSPRHGSTGKPAMAAAEVGERRKPGGMETDMTTQSSHGGEERRGEGNGDGEVTMSEPRAVVRTLACERKPYVAGFAHWRSIGRPELPEMDPILSFDEFEFSAPAAFLDHPHRGFENVTYMLEGGVSYHDFSGHKGTINEGDVQWLTAGRGVVHAEVPAGNGVQRGINIWVNLSANDKMVEPRYQGLASHGIPAAATGDGGVSVKVIAGECLGARSPLRPRTPALCLDVALRPGARLRQPVPREWSACAYVIGGEAVFGDASAGARTLVVFGADGDGVDVRAKDGLAAAAGARVMLVAARPHGEAVVRDGPFVMNTREEVEQAREDFRRRRNGFEMADGWTSDHAVPPPPCADTLGVDGI, encoded by the exons ATGTCTGCCGCGACCGCTTGCATGCCCCTGGTCCCTCCGCCTCCGTCGTCTCCTCGCCACGGATCGACCGGGAAGCCGGCAATGGCGGCCGCCGAGGTCGGCGAGAGGCGGAAGCCCGGTGGCATGGAGACTGACATGACGACTCAGAG CAGCCatggcggcgaggagcggcgtgGCGAGGGCAACGGCGATGGCGAAGTGACGATGAGCGAGCCGCGGGCGGTGGTGCGGACGCTCGCGTGCGAGCGCAAGCCCTACGTCGCGGGCTTCGCGCACTGGCGGAGCATCGGCAG GCCTGAGCTGCCGGAGATGGATCCTATCCTTTCTTTCGACGAGTTCGAGT TTTCCGCGCCAGCTGCATTTCTTGATCATCCTCACAGAG GGTTTGAGAACGTCACCTATATGCTCGAG GGAGGCGTCAGTTACCATGACTTTTCAGGGCACAAGGGCACCATCAACGAAGGAGATGTTCAG TGGCTgacggcggggcgcggcgtcgTGCACGCGGAGGTGCCCGCCGGCAATGGCGTGCAGCggggcatcaacatctgggtCAACCTCTCCGCCAACGACAAGAT GGTGGAGCCGAGGTACCAGGGCCTGGCGAGCCACggcatccccgccgccgccacgggcgacggcggcgtctcCGTCAAGGTCATCGCGGGCGAGTGCCTGGGCGCGCGCTCCCCGCTGCGGCCGCGCACCCCGGCGCTGTGCCTCGACGTCGCCCTGCGGCCCGGCGCGCGCCTCCGCCAGCCCGTCCCGCGCGAGTGGAGCGCGTGCGCCTACGtcatcggcggcgaggccgtATTCGGCGACGCCTCCGCTGGGGCGCGCACGCTCGTCGTGTtcggcgccgacggcgacggcgtggacGTGCGGGCCAAGGACgggctcgccgcggcggcgggcgcgaggGTGATGCtcgtggcggcgcggccgcacggcgaggcggtggtgcGGGACGGACCCTTCGTCATGAACACCCGGGAGGAGGTGGAGCAGGCGCGGGAAGACTTCCGCCGACGCCGCAACGGCTTCGAGATGGCTGACGGCTGGACCTCCGACCACGCtgtgccaccgccgccatgcgCTGATACTCTAGGCGTAGATGGTATCTAA